A stretch of the Marinobacter sp. JH2 genome encodes the following:
- the ectB gene encoding diaminobutyrate--2-oxoglutarate transaminase, whose product MEIFKSTESEVRVYSRAFPVVFNRAKNAHLYTEDGKQYLDFLAGAGSLNYGHNNDILKKALLEYIEADGVSQGLDLFTTAKQDFMESYKKNILQPRGLNYKMQFTGPTGTNCVEAAMKLARKVKGRTNIISFTNGFHGVTTGAVAATGNKHHRGGVGMPLGNVDFMFYDGYLGEDVDSLAIMDKVLSDSSSGIETPAAVIVEAVQGEGGLNAARAEWLKGLSELCEKHDILLILDDIQAGNGRTGEFFSFEFAGIKPDIVTVSKSLSGYGLPMALVLFKPELDIWESGEHNGTFRGNNMAFVTARAAIDTYWKDDAFADSVKAKSKLLGEELQAICDRYPGEFKVKGRGLMRGIEAANADVTGPITQLAFEKGLIIETSGPNDEVIKCLMPLTTSEDDLRRGAQLLGESVDEIMQKEISKAS is encoded by the coding sequence ATGGAAATTTTTAAGTCTACAGAATCCGAAGTACGTGTTTATTCCCGCGCCTTTCCGGTGGTTTTTAACCGCGCCAAGAACGCTCATTTGTACACCGAAGATGGCAAGCAGTACCTGGATTTTCTGGCCGGTGCTGGTTCATTGAACTATGGCCACAACAACGACATCCTGAAAAAAGCTCTGCTCGAGTACATCGAAGCTGACGGTGTGAGCCAAGGACTGGACCTGTTCACCACCGCCAAGCAGGACTTCATGGAGTCCTACAAGAAGAATATCCTTCAGCCCCGTGGCTTGAACTACAAAATGCAGTTTACAGGCCCGACCGGTACCAACTGTGTCGAAGCCGCGATGAAGTTGGCGCGCAAGGTGAAAGGTCGTACCAACATCATTTCTTTCACCAATGGTTTCCACGGTGTAACGACCGGCGCTGTAGCGGCTACCGGTAACAAGCACCACCGTGGTGGTGTAGGCATGCCGCTGGGCAATGTCGACTTCATGTTCTATGACGGTTACCTGGGTGAAGATGTGGACTCCCTGGCAATCATGGACAAGGTGCTGTCAGACAGCTCCTCCGGTATCGAAACTCCGGCTGCCGTAATCGTGGAAGCGGTTCAGGGCGAAGGTGGTTTGAACGCTGCTCGTGCTGAATGGTTGAAAGGTTTGTCAGAGCTGTGCGAGAAGCACGACATCCTGCTGATTCTGGACGATATCCAAGCAGGCAACGGCCGTACTGGTGAGTTCTTCAGTTTTGAATTTGCAGGCATCAAGCCGGACATCGTTACCGTGTCCAAGTCCCTGAGCGGCTATGGCCTGCCAATGGCCTTAGTGCTGTTCAAGCCAGAGCTGGATATTTGGGAATCCGGTGAGCACAACGGCACGTTCCGTGGCAACAACATGGCCTTCGTCACCGCCCGTGCTGCCATCGATACATACTGGAAAGACGACGCCTTTGCCGACTCGGTGAAAGCCAAGTCCAAACTCTTGGGCGAGGAACTGCAGGCGATTTGTGACCGGTACCCAGGCGAGTTCAAGGTGAAAGGCCGCGGTCTGATGCGCGGTATCGAAGCGGCAAATGCCGATGTCACCGGTCCGATCACCCAGTTGGCGTTCGAGAAAGGCCTGATCATCGAAACCAGTGGCCCGAACGACGAAGTGATCAAATGCCTGATGCCGTTGACCACCAGTGAGGACGATCTGCGCCGTGGTGCCCAGCTGCTGGGCGAAAGTGTCGATGAAATCATGCAGAAGGAAATCAGCAAGGCGTCTTAA
- the ectA gene encoding diaminobutyrate acetyltransferase, producing MTSEGSNTTAITLRTPSKDDGFRLHQLVAECPPLDPNSIYCNLLQCSHFAETGVAAEKDGDLVGFISGYIPPQQPETVFVWQVAVHEKGRGQGLAKRMLKEIVGRDACKGVTHMETTITEDNDASWALFRSFARDLGAELTYHEHFEKGTHFGGKHDSEFLLRIGPFTKSV from the coding sequence ATGACCTCAGAAGGATCGAATACCACCGCCATTACCCTGCGTACACCTAGCAAGGATGATGGCTTCAGGCTCCACCAGTTGGTGGCGGAATGCCCTCCGCTAGACCCCAACTCGATTTACTGCAACCTCCTGCAGTGTAGCCACTTTGCCGAAACTGGCGTGGCTGCGGAGAAAGACGGCGATTTGGTCGGCTTTATCTCCGGATACATCCCTCCCCAACAGCCCGAAACAGTGTTTGTCTGGCAGGTGGCCGTGCATGAGAAAGGTCGTGGACAGGGCTTGGCCAAGCGGATGCTGAAAGAAATCGTGGGTCGTGACGCTTGTAAGGGCGTTACCCACATGGAAACCACGATTACGGAAGACAACGACGCTTCTTGGGCTTTGTTCCGCTCGTTCGCACGTGACCTGGGTGCCGAGCTCACCTACCACGAGCACTTTGAGAAAGGTACCCATTTTGGTGGCAAGCACGATTCCGAATTCTTGCTGCGCATCGGCCCTTTTACAAAGTCTGTCTGA